In Methanophagales archaeon, the following are encoded in one genomic region:
- a CDS encoding ZPR1 zinc finger domain-containing protein, whose amino-acid sequence MKERCPVCGAESNLEFKPYNIPYFGDIMLFTVSCPSCGYHSSDVMLLSGDKNRKRHEILVSSTEDLNITVVRSSYGRIEIPELGVSVEPRRGESFITTVEGVLMRVERVVKMLSREEEGARKERAERILRHIEDIKAGKAKMRLIIDDPTGNSAIIPR is encoded by the coding sequence ATGAAGGAGAGATGCCCGGTCTGTGGAGCGGAAAGTAATCTGGAATTTAAACCTTATAATATACCTTATTTTGGCGATATCATGCTGTTTACGGTATCATGCCCATCCTGTGGGTATCATTCTTCTGATGTGATGCTCTTATCAGGTGATAAAAACAGGAAGAGGCATGAGATACTCGTATCCTCAACGGAAGATTTGAATATCACAGTGGTAAGGTCTTCCTATGGGCGAATTGAGATACCGGAACTGGGAGTGAGTGTGGAGCCAAGGCGAGGAGAGTCGTTCATCACAACGGTGGAGGGTGTACTGATGCGAGTGGAGCGAGTGGTGAAGATGCTGAGTAGAGAAGAAGAAGGAGCGAGGAAGGAGCGTGCGGAACGCATATTGAGGCATATAGAGGATATAAAGGCAGGTAAAGCGAAGATGAGGCTGATAATAGATGACCCAACGGGTAACAGTGCGATAATTCCACGGTAA
- a CDS encoding DsrE family protein, protein MTDTIILCKEGTINSYLSALVVAANRSKAGEDIAVVFLQEGLSALIDKKFRYDPGLESYADDIKKNAAEMGVPSDPFELIKMARDAGVRLYACYAWMKLLGGKPPRFDVPEGLEKLELQDLLTELGKVKKVITL, encoded by the coding sequence ATGACCGATACCATAATACTATGTAAGGAGGGAACGATAAACTCCTATTTGAGTGCACTCGTGGTTGCTGCAAATAGGAGTAAGGCAGGAGAGGACATAGCAGTGGTGTTTTTGCAGGAAGGTTTGTCGGCACTGATAGATAAGAAATTCCGCTATGATCCGGGACTGGAAAGCTATGCGGATGATATAAAGAAGAATGCCGCGGAAATGGGCGTCCCTTCGGACCCATTCGAACTGATAAAGATGGCAAGAGATGCCGGGGTTCGCCTGTATGCCTGCTATGCATGGATGAAACTTTTAGGTGGGAAACCACCAAGGTTTGATGTGCCGGAGGGTTTGGAGAAGCTGGAATTACAGGATCTGTTGACAGAACTGGGAAAAGTGAAGAAAGTCATCACATTGTAA
- a CDS encoding Kae1-associated kinase Bud32: MIQCAEAIIEFKDGFVFKRRIRKRYRIKEIDERIRKERTKSEAKLISEARRKGIPTPIIFDIFDYTLVMERIEGDLVREVITPHISEQIGELVGKLHRNGIIHGDLTTSNLILGSDNILYLIDFGLSFFDSSIEARGVDVHVFFQSLKATCKSWEELKESFIKGYTRSLPDAPQVLTRVSEIERRGRYVARKK; encoded by the coding sequence ATGATACAGTGTGCAGAGGCGATAATAGAGTTTAAGGATGGATTCGTTTTTAAGCGGCGAATAAGGAAGCGATATAGGATAAAAGAGATAGATGAGCGGATAAGGAAGGAGAGGACAAAAAGCGAAGCGAAACTAATATCAGAAGCGCGAAGAAAGGGTATACCTACACCTATCATCTTCGATATCTTCGATTACACACTGGTGATGGAGCGAATAGAAGGGGATTTAGTCAGGGAAGTGATAACGCCCCATATAAGCGAGCAAATAGGTGAACTTGTCGGCAAATTGCATCGAAATGGTATAATACACGGCGATTTGACCACTTCCAATCTTATACTCGGCAGCGATAATATCCTTTATCTCATAGATTTCGGGCTCTCGTTCTTCGATTCGAGCATTGAAGCAAGGGGTGTGGACGTTCATGTCTTCTTCCAGAGCCTAAAAGCAACGTGTAAGTCATGGGAAGAATTGAAGGAGTCCTTTATAAAGGGCTATACGCGTTCCTTGCCCGATGCTCCACAGGTATTGACCCGCGTATCAGAGATAGAACGGCGAGGGAGATACGTAGCGCGTAAGAAGTAG